AAAAATGAATTTCCAATAAATATTTACCTCTCCACATACAGTAGCTATTTCTAATACATCTGCCTTTCAGGATTTTTTGTGCATGTTGCTAGCTTTGAGTTATAGCCACCTAAGATGTGTATTATAACATGAACTGCACTAGTGCATGGTGTAATTGTCATATGAGTCTTTCCCCAGTAGGAAGGCATTGCATCCTCCATGAACTGCAGACCCCTCTAAGCACTTGCACTGGATATTAACTTAATTCTTAGACAAAGCAAGAACAATTTGTACTAGTAGTGGAAAGGTGTAAAGAGAAATAAGTATCTCTCAAAATTTTGGAAATATACATTCAGATAAAGAAATTGTAAACTTCCAAAACAACAGACCTGCCTCTCTTCACACTCTATAGTGGGCATTACTAGAATGATAACATTCATGGGAGGCCACATTTATCTCATGCAGAGTATACTCTAATTGAATGGAAGTATGAAAGGAGCATGACATAATCAGACCATGTATCATAAGGAGAGGAAAAAAAAACGTGGCCAACTGAGCATTTGTATGCAGCAGATCAGTTGGACATAAAGCATAGTGTGGCTAGGGCAAAGGTTATACCATGTGATTTGATATTCATTCTGTTGTACAACATCAATATAACTTAAATATAGGAATGTGGGCAAGTCCCTTCCCGTTGCATGAGAACACTTTGCTCCAAACCACTGGGAAATTGGCATATTTTATAATAGTTGATAACCTGCACCATGCTGACAAGGGCATCCCATTATAGTCTCAACTCAGACTATCTCCTAAGGATCACACAAGTAGTTGGTGTCCCCAGTGGCTAGGGTTTCCCATGCTTCACTCAAAAACTGTTGGGAAGGAATTCATACTGGGGAAACACCCAAGAGATGCCAACCCCCATTGAACTTTACCACTACAAAGATCTTTTACTGGAGAAAGTGCAATGAGGTACTATAAAACCTAATTTGAAAAGCCAGCATGCACAAGCCTGGAAAGTGGGAAGACAATCCCAGTGCTGGTTTTCTTCCACAATAGTGCATGGAAGGTACAGTCCAGAATGGACAGTGAAgtatatacagatatattatCACAGTAGTCTTGTGGAAAAATCCCATCTCAACAGTAGGAGTTCCAGAAGCAGAGAAGACAAGTTTAATGCTTTCTATAGCTCATCAACTGATGCAAATTTAAGGAAATAAGTATATTATGTTGGATGACAAGACCAGTAGGTGGTGAATTGGAGTACCTTATAAACAGATAAGGAAATTAAAGATGCACTTACCTGGTAAAGAAAGTGAGTAGATTGGAGAATAATGTCTAAATGTAGCCAATATCCTATGGGAGGCAAAACCACCAGATGGGGGATATAAAAAATGGTAAAGATGTTCACTTTGTACACATTCCAGCTTGGAATATCATGCCCAAGGGTCACTGAACATGCAAGGCCAGAAAATGAGTCAAGTGTTGCATTTTATGTGGTGAGACATGATAAAGCCTGCAAGCATCCTGTCTGATCAAGGGAGTCAATCAGTTAAGAGTTTCAAATTTTCCAAGTTATAACAGATTGGCAAATGAACCTGATGTGAGTAGGCTCAAAACAGAGAATCTAATGTATGAAAGCAAATATCCCTAAAGTAAATAACACCCCAACAATTAATATGTCATATGATTGTCAAATTGTCAGGGTCAATCATAACTAAGTGATTCATAAGATGAGGAAGGAAAGCACCCAACTGACAGCTATGAGTTCTAGAATATTGATGTGGAAGGTATTCTTTAAAGGAAACCAATCCCAAGCCCATGAACTTTTCTAGAGATGTATCCCAATCCATAGGCataaactggtaaaaaaaaaaaggaaaaacagatGGAGTGGGTATCAGTGAAATACTGACCACAGTACTTGCATGATACAGCCCCAAAAATGGgttctgaaaacaaaatgtaacagtGTCACACAAAAGAACAGGATTTTGAGAAACTTTTCATTGTTTGTTCAAAGTTCATTGAAAAAGACGTATGTAAGCCGAGCTACGAAGAACAAAGTATTCCAGACATGAGAGTCCTCAAAAAAAATGGAATCTTTTATAAAGGAAGTATGGAGAGGCAAGAGTTGAGATGACTAGATAATCTATGCCCCACAGATGAATGAGAAAAGGCTGAGCTCAACCAAGTCAAGAAATAAAAGACTCCTTGGTGGATTTGAAGAGTCAACCAGACAAGCAATCTCTTGGAGAAGTGATATGGCTGAGATGTGGAGAGAAGCCAGATGTATGTGTAATAATGGAAACAAAGTTCAAGACTGTGGATGTGGGGAGAAGATACTCCCATGATACTATGTTTAAGACAAGCTGCTAAAGTGATGCAGAAGGAGAGAGCTCAAAACTGGTACACCTGATCATGGTGAATGACACAAAGGAAATGATGTGAGGACAGaacaactggaaaaaaaaaatacctCTAAGACATCAACCTTTATAATCCACAGTCCAGGAGAAAAGGATCAATGGAGAGGAAGAAACTCCTCCTTGAACCAAAGAACCACCAGATAGTGACTCAGAGAGGAAAAGTATATGATGAGATGCTAGTTCCCAGTACTTTTGGGgacaacaaaaaaacaagaatgaAATCCTGAAGAGAGTCAAATAACCCTCTTGCTAAAAACTCTCATACCATGGCCTTGAGACTGAAGATCAGGAGGAGGAGGAAAAacagaacagaaaaaaacaaaacagaaaaataaaacaaatgtgaacAGAAAGGTCATATATAAGAACTTGAATGGCTCACTGGCCACAAAATGGAAGCAAAAAATCTGTGAGCAAAAGAGATGTACTTTTACAGGACTTATGCTAACTGGGTACAAAGAAAGGAAGACACTGATGGAACATGTGATGGCCAACCCAATGAAAGTGGCAGCAAGAAACAGTAGAAAAACACAAGGTAAGAAAAGGGTTTACAGGGTTTAAGAACAGAAGTGGACTCATGAGGTTGTGAGAGACAAGAAACCAAGGAGAAAAGGGAGAACTACTGTTGTGCAACCTCAGCCAATCTCCAAAATGTTAAGAACACGTCTGAGCAAAATAATCTAGTTGGAGGTCATGTAAGTACAATAGTGGAATCAAGTAAGCAGGGTAAAGCAGGAGAAGAAATCCTGTTACTGAAAAGGGCCAACCCATAGATCACCAAAACAATTATCTGGATCCTGGTTTATGGCTTCAGAGAGGAGATGGAGAGAGGATAGGTAAAAAAAACAGACTGGTAAGAAAAAGCTGAAGACAGGAAAATTGAGCATTAGTGTAttactaaaatcaagggttcattCCCCCCAGGCAGGTAGAAGAGTATGAATAGTCAAGAGAtacagaagaaaaattaaaaaacaaacctgaaTAATCTAGTCCACAAAGAGATTTGGAAGAAGAGCTTTGTCTTAAAAAGGTATAAAAGCAAGAATGTGTTAAAGAACCCATGGAATGATGaactataaaaataacatcttcCACAGTCAAAGAGCCTCCAGTGGATGTAAAAAAGGAGTGACATTAATAGCATCACCAAAACGTCAAGAGAAGATAAAAGATGGCATCACTTGATCATTCATGGTTTTAACAATTATCCAGATTCATTTTTTGAAGATATGTAGTGGTTACATAAATTGAaatcataataattaaaacaaattaaaagaaaaacaaagaaacttaactGTGAAAAGGCAACATAAATCTGACAAAACCGATTTTGACTAAACTTAAACATGCATTAAAGATAGTGGCAACAATAAGAATGAAGCTAATTTTGAGAACAAGTGCTTAAGGGGATCTATTAAACATGGAGGATGTGTTGCCTTCTTTTTGTTAAACAGCCACTGTTTTAGGTGAAAGATAACCCAAGGCTAGTGGAATGTGCAAAATCTCAAAGGCAAATGCACAAGAAATAGCTGCTATATGTAGAGAGATAAACCTACTTTTCTAGaatttcaaaattgtaaaaaaagaaCAATCAAATGATGAGTGATTTAAtcgaaagtaaaaacattttttgaaactaAGCACTACAACCACTTCACCTTGAGAGGCACTGAGGATCCATAGTCAGCCCTGTAGTTAGAAGCCTCTGTTCTTGCTGTTTCTACTAGCTGTCTGGCATCAGCTAAAAGGCCAGCACATGCCTATTCAAATAGTTTATACAGTTAATTCCAAAAACCTAATTAGATTTCATGTAAGATTTGTACACCTACGAATTTATCTTTGctaaatgtatatttgaaatacttttgtAAGACTGGtataaaaaaacagcttacactACAAAGCTATAAATAATAGACCCTTCAACAGTTTCTTCAAATCTGATTAAACTAATTCACACaggataaaaaattaaacatatcaaATTGGCTTTAGGTAGTGTGTACTAATTCATTTGGAAAATTGTAACATGCTTTACCAAACTACACAATCTGAAGATTGAGTCTCAAAATGCAAAATGTCAATTCCATACTACCACAGGTATATAAAGTTCCTTATACTgttcaaaatggaaaaaaaaatcaaaaacaacacaaaacaaagtaaaagtaaGATCATCTCTCAGTATAATGCTATCTTCAGAAAACTATTTTGTGTTTGtcatcattttgttgttttaagagctattttgtttaaataatcatTAACACATTGCAGATGTCTTGAATTTACTCATGTTAAGTGCAGAgctttaaaacaatgcatttgAAAGGAGTctgattcattttattttgttccaGATGGTCattatttttctgatatttgCTTAAAATACCCATATTTTTATAAGTGGCTTCTCAAAGAAACAACATATTGAGTGAAGATGAGATAATTACTGAACTATTCAATGATAATTTGTCAAATTTTCCAAGTGAAGGTGAAGATCCTGATGTGGATGTTTTTGTGGATCATTCTGATAGTGACTCTAGCTACACCAACATTGTTAGACCCACAAAGATATGTAAAGTTGTCATGATCTCAACTGAGTCTGAACCAGAAAGTGATTAaaattctataaatgttcttgTTAGTGATTCATTTACCCACTGTGATAATGATAATTGGTTAGAAGTAGATATTCCATCAAACTTGGAAATGTTTGAAGGAAATCAAGAAAACTATTCTATCAGTTCTTGCTCCCAATCTTGGATTATGGCACCACAGATACAAGGACAATTATTACAACAGTACTTCCACTGCAAACCTGTTCCTACAACATAAAACAAGAGTCTGTGGAACAATCAGAGTGAATATACAGTTGACACCAAGCCTGAAAGCAGAAGTTTCAATGCAGAAAAGGGTGAAATAGCTTTCTGTAGAAAATGTTCTTGTTTTCTTATGGAAAGATGAGAAGTGAGAATGGTTTCAACCTCCATGACTCATCTGTTTCTACCAGCAGTTTTTACTTCTCATGGGAAAAGAATTGAAACAAGATACATGTGCAAGTTTAGTGAGATTCCACTCcatatagtaaaatatttcatatgataCCACACTTTAAAAATTTACCAGATATcttcatatatattttgtaagtttcaaataaataataaaaaaatgtagttatgaACAAAAAATGCATCTGACTCCTTTTAAACTCCACATTATAATAAATGACATACAAAGATGCTCTAGATGAATACAAAAACTCCTGACCCATCTGCAATCTATTAAATTTTGGAGGAAATCAAGAATGCAATACATAAGGTAAATAACTTAATGGAATATGCAAAACTTAAATTCTTAAgatgtcaaaaaataaaacattctcttAATCTAAGcaatgtgctgttactagtggcagggcaaatagtattttaagttatatttacaaaaatattgcatataaattcagaggttataatttcattgcataaATCACTAGTCACACTTAAATGTGGAGTATTATGTTCATTCTTAGGCACCCCCGTATTGTAAGAAGGGCACTGATTTGTTGAAAAAGCTCTGAAATTGTTTTTCCttgaaaaaaacagcaaaactgaATTTGATGAGGAGTTTAAGTTTGTTAATGGAGTTGATGGTGTCAATGaatcatgtattttttttaattaatcatgaGAATGGTAGAACAtgggaacacaaatataaattttggcaacaTAAGAGTAGCCTTTAgttaagagttttatttttctaaaagggtAGTATACCTTTGGGATGGGTTTCCTCGAGATGTGGTAAAATTGGTAGTTTAAAGGAAGGTGTGACAAAATTTTGAAAGGTTGGGACAGGCCTCaagttttaatttactaaaacacttTTAGGTTTACTTTAATGGTTTAGCAAGTGTAAGCAAAAAACGgtctacagaaacaaaacaagtcACATTAAAGAAAAACCATTATCAACAGATCCCAATACTGTCAACTTACCACCCCAACATGCCGGTCAATGGAAAAAATTCGTTTGTTAGCTCCTGCTTCATATAGTTTTGATGTCACTAATTTCTCAACAGCAAGTACCACACCATCTTTACCACGCAAAGCTATTGCAGTCCTAAAGAAACagcatatatacatttttttattctgataaacaaaaatacaaaattctgcAAAAATTAAAAAGATCCCCAAAGTAcagactataatgtgggatataaaacgTACTTTACGTATTGGAAGTAACAATGAAAGTAGGGGATACATTGTTCATCAGTCCTAGACTCCATTTGCCAGTCTTGCATGAAAACACTGATAGATGATAATAAATactcaaaatatatagaaattaggaCAGCAAGATTTAGGTGCTCAAGCCAACAATGtctcacacacacatatcacccttcactacctagagacagttatgggaaggtgtctgctcttcaaaataaagaaaaaaaaatgataataaggTACTATATCACTTGGAGGTAAGATAAACATACCTCCTGAAGTTGACATTCCAGCCAGTGGAAGTAAGGCACTAATTACTAGCCTAGTAGACAAACTATACTAGTATAAAGAGTTCCAACCAGTTATTTAAACTAACTAGTACACTCTCGACTGCCACCCATTAGGTCCACTGTAACTATCAATTTTCAGACTCCAAACGAGTCTTTATATGCAATAAGATGTTCATATGCATAACACTAGTACCAAGTTGTTTAAAGTACCTTatgaacaaaagtattaaaaatacagaaactttcagtaaaatttcCTTACTTCTTACTTCTTtacagttatttattatataatataaagttaactaagATTCTAGTAAGGACAAACCATAACCATTATGTATAAATGAcctaaacaatgaaaaataaattattaaaagacaGAAAAACAGGAGAATTTTAAGTTTGTCACAAATTATGCAATCTTCTGTTTGAATGAATAATGCATTTTAGTGGAAAGCTTTACACTACTCTTAATGAGGTCTTTGTCTCTACATACCCACTGTTCTCAACAGCTTTCTGAGCATATTCAACTTGGAAAACTCGTCCATCAGGAGAAAACTGTGATGCTGAAAGATCATACTGAAATAGAGTAAACAGATCTAAGCAATTACTGACATGTGGATTTttcagatatatttaaaatatcttgaagTTTAATAGGTAAACTGGATCATGTCCAACTTCCTATAGATTACTAACACGCCTGCAGTTTGTTTATTGTCTTAAAACTTTAACGTCCTACAGTAATCCCTGCATTCTGAAttgaaaaatatccatttttctctatcattCATAAAAGTTGAGCcaaattttgttatgcttaaaatgttggcAACCACTATCTAGACCAATCATGACAAATATAACGAAAGAAAATGTTCACTGTGGTGAACAAAATACTTTGATTTAAATAAGTATATTCTTTTGTTCCCActttgtaaaaaattaatattttcataatccaCATAGCTAAGTTATGGAAAATCCatcattaaaacaaagttttatgaagTTTAGATTTGCATGCCTTTATaatcaattaaaattaaatttatagtcttactgaaaacaaacacttgaaatgtTTTCAGGAGGtttgagattatgcaaataacaCATGAGAATTTTTGGACAAAAACtagttttcttaatcataacatgaagtCATTTTGCACTCAGACTGGTAATGAAACATTgtcaaaaacaaatctttagtaaaaaatatttcattaaaaagtctAGTTTTCTATGTatgaaaaacttgtaatcttgATTAATAgcataccaaattttgtgaagatacacatggtCTACACCTTTGCACCATAACTTTTGATATAGCAACTAGTGTATGTCATACACAAGcctgtagcaaaagggttaaatgcCCTTAGTGATATTTGCCTCATGACACCTACATCAATACACCCTCTATCcaggtactgtatataagcacatcCTTCATATAAGATTATCACCTTTTAGACTGATCCAATCCACAGTCTTAAACACCATCTTTTAACATGGAGgaggtattattggaaatacacttTCAATTTAAGAAAGCTTTAAATTTCCAAGACATACTTACTCTTCTCACACTGCACCTAGAATCCCATATTAATAAAGTGGAGGGCAAGTAAGGGCTTTCATTCCTTTCTTGGCGGAAAATGACATCCTCACTACTTGTCAGGCCCCAACCAGGTAGCCAAGATTCCACTTCTCAGGGTTAGAATTATAGGGCCATGGTTCCTACAATCCATGTTGTTGGCTCAGGCACTTGGACTGTAATAGATGTATTTGTGAGTGGATCCCATCCTGTAGCTATAGAGTGATGCATTTCCACCAGCTGAAATCACAAGGTAAGCAACACCAAATTGGTCAAACCCTCTTTTCAACTGAAAAAGTCTGAAAAGCAAACCTCAAACTCAAAATAACAGGATCCTGTATGCCAGACTCATCCTGAAAAAACAGAACTCATCAGGTTTGAAATTATAAACACTCATCTCCACTCCCCAATCATTTGGGCAATATAAATTCTATTTGTCCCTGGAATAAAAGAAAAGATGTGGAACAAGCTAGGATCAAGCAAGGGCCCACAATGGATTATTATACATTCAGAATTACAAGTAAACCATGGGCACTCTTCCACAAAAATATACTGAACCAATATTGATCTAAAAGAAGAGCTACACTCAACCCAAACAGAGAGCCAAGTGTTAAATCTCAACCAGTATTACTAGTAGACTGCCACATAGGCTGGGGTCTCTCCTACAAATATCTTGAGGGAAAAACTCAGAATCTCAAGGAGGGCCCACAATTTTGCCCTCTTTTCCAAGAGAGAAAGAAA
This genomic window from Tachypleus tridentatus isolate NWPU-2018 chromosome 10, ASM421037v1, whole genome shotgun sequence contains:
- the Prosalpha7 gene encoding proteasome alpha7 subunit isoform X2, with amino-acid sequence MSSIGTGYDLSASQFSPDGRVFQVEYAQKAVENSGTAIALRGKDGVVLAVEKLVTSKLYEAGANKRIFSIDRHVGVACAGLLADARQLVETARTEASNYRADYGSSVPLKGYYGCAIGKAKQAAKTEIEKLKVKEMTCRELVKEAAKIIYVIHDEIKDKTFELELSWVGTETGGIHKFVPKDLFDEAEKYAKDALQEESDSDEEM